From a region of the Geothrix sp. 21YS21S-2 genome:
- the pepT gene encoding peptidase T — protein sequence MTIWKLDASEQQDLLDRFLRYVAVDTRSDDNAECFPSTEKQKDLARILVAELEALGCAGAAMDEWGYVTARVPANLPAGHPAFGKVPVVGFLAHLDTYHATPGANVKPRIIRGYEGGDLVLGAGETLVADHNPTLAQCLGHTLVTTDGTTLLGADDKAGIAEILTLLAWLRRNPDFLHGELRIGFTPDEEVGRGTEHFDVAAFGAQYAYTLDGSVLGEVEDETFCADTAIFTITGHDVHPGYAKGVMVNAVRVAAKLVELLPPDSLPETTEDRQPYLHPFSLTGDVTRAELKLLVRAFTEEELEGREEILRKLQRDAEGSFPGVSIQLEIKESYRNMIYRIAEDPKVLDYALEAVTRQGITPIRRAIRGGTDGARLSYMGLPTPNIFAGGQSFHSVQEWVSLEWMAAAVEVCVQLLGVWVEKSGKEA from the coding sequence ATGACCATCTGGAAACTTGACGCCTCCGAACAGCAGGACCTCCTGGACCGCTTCCTCCGGTACGTGGCGGTGGACACGCGCAGCGACGACAACGCCGAATGCTTCCCCTCCACGGAAAAGCAGAAGGACCTGGCCCGGATCCTGGTGGCGGAACTGGAGGCCCTGGGCTGCGCGGGCGCGGCCATGGACGAGTGGGGCTACGTCACGGCCCGGGTTCCCGCCAATCTGCCCGCGGGCCATCCGGCCTTCGGCAAGGTGCCGGTGGTGGGCTTCCTGGCCCACCTGGACACCTACCACGCCACTCCGGGGGCCAACGTGAAGCCCCGGATCATCCGGGGCTACGAGGGGGGCGACCTGGTGCTGGGCGCCGGCGAGACCCTGGTGGCGGACCACAACCCCACCCTGGCCCAGTGCCTGGGACACACCCTGGTGACCACGGACGGCACGACCCTCCTGGGCGCCGACGACAAGGCCGGCATCGCCGAGATCCTGACCCTCCTGGCCTGGCTGCGGCGGAATCCGGACTTCCTGCACGGGGAGCTGCGCATCGGCTTCACCCCCGACGAGGAGGTGGGCCGGGGCACCGAGCACTTCGACGTGGCGGCCTTCGGTGCGCAGTACGCCTACACCCTGGACGGCTCCGTGCTGGGCGAGGTGGAGGACGAGACCTTCTGCGCGGACACGGCCATCTTCACCATCACCGGGCACGACGTGCACCCTGGCTACGCCAAGGGCGTCATGGTCAACGCCGTGCGGGTGGCGGCGAAGCTGGTGGAGCTGCTGCCTCCCGACAGCCTGCCGGAGACCACCGAGGACCGGCAGCCCTACCTCCACCCCTTCTCCCTCACCGGGGACGTGACCCGGGCCGAGCTCAAGCTCCTGGTGCGGGCCTTCACCGAGGAGGAGCTGGAAGGCCGCGAGGAGATACTCCGGAAGCTTCAGCGCGATGCGGAAGGCTCCTTCCCCGGGGTGTCGATCCAGCTGGAGATCAAGGAATCCTACCGGAACATGATCTACAGGATCGCCGAGGATCCCAAGGTGCTGGACTACGCCCTGGAGGCGGTGACCCGCCAGGGCATCACCCCCATCCGCCGGGCCATCCGCGGCGGAACGGACGGGGCCCGCCTGTCCTACATGGGCCTGCCCACGCCGAACATCTTCGCGGGCGGACAGAGCTTCCACTCCGTGCAGGAGTGGGTGTCCCTGGAGTGGATGGCGGCGGCGGTGGAGGTGTGCGTGCAGCTGCTGGGGGTGTGGGTGGAGAAGTCGGGGAAGGAAGCCTAG
- a CDS encoding immunoglobulin domain-containing protein codes for MRRRLLPLLLAAASILPGQSTQKLPNNTGSSKYVVFAWNDLGMHCLNPTYDKAVILPPYNTIQAQVVQRGNPPVVVTTGVNLSYSILGNTTSANKGNFGQFWTNAFKLFGASPALDHGLNLDDPSISNGLSGAMIAKGNRFVVNGIPLTPINDAGVWNPYQTGLITVKDASGATVARTQIVVPTSDEINCAKCHGSADPLGDILHKHDAKHLTNLVSSAPVLCASCHGSPVLNQTGRGSAGTYLSEAIHGSHATRGAACYDCHPGASTRCNRSLAHTDATGACTNCHGSMANVAATSLTKARTPWVNEPSCSQCHTNVPGVDTAGVLFRNASGHGNMACTACHNSPHAMLPSSQAMDTFTAAQYQGTAAAPKAIGSCGACHASNHGEGFSDWRSEHGSTGTSTESACNVCHTGFQNPVQVNFPHGFQWNARTATVGSGPVKNVPVTETPLPGAPVIATQPRSLTVTLGQTATFSVQVSGTTPVTYQWFRNSVAVAGATGAAYTTPAAVVADNGAVFTVVVKAAGGSVTSQPATLTLVVGTVSAPAITAQPANLTVRAGATATFSVTATGSVPLTYQWRRNGVAIPAATGSRYTTPSTVPGDSGTKFTVVVTNSAGSAISDPATLTVTTTGTAPRITTQPTNQQVRVGQTARFTVVATGSAPLRYQWYKNGTAVANATAATYSFAVAPSDRYARIHVMVANPYGSAKSNTVWVSTGD; via the coding sequence GTGCGAAGACGACTCCTACCGCTCCTCCTGGCCGCAGCCAGCATTCTCCCCGGCCAGTCCACCCAGAAGCTGCCCAATAACACCGGCTCCAGTAAATACGTTGTATTTGCCTGGAACGACCTGGGCATGCACTGCCTCAATCCCACCTACGACAAGGCGGTGATCCTGCCCCCGTACAACACGATCCAGGCCCAGGTGGTCCAGCGGGGCAATCCGCCTGTCGTGGTGACCACGGGCGTCAACCTCAGCTACAGCATCCTCGGCAACACCACCTCCGCCAACAAAGGCAACTTCGGCCAGTTCTGGACCAACGCCTTCAAGCTGTTCGGCGCCAGCCCCGCCCTGGACCATGGCCTGAACCTGGATGATCCCTCGATCTCGAACGGCCTGTCCGGCGCCATGATCGCCAAGGGCAACCGTTTCGTGGTGAACGGCATCCCCCTTACGCCCATCAATGATGCGGGGGTCTGGAACCCTTACCAGACCGGCCTCATCACCGTGAAGGATGCCAGCGGGGCCACGGTGGCCAGGACCCAGATCGTGGTTCCGACCTCCGATGAGATCAACTGCGCGAAATGCCACGGCAGTGCCGACCCTCTGGGCGACATCCTGCACAAGCACGATGCGAAGCACCTGACCAACCTGGTCAGCAGCGCCCCCGTTCTGTGCGCAAGCTGCCACGGAAGTCCGGTGCTCAACCAAACCGGCCGCGGCTCCGCCGGCACATACCTGTCCGAGGCCATCCATGGGTCCCACGCGACCCGTGGCGCCGCGTGCTACGACTGCCACCCCGGCGCCTCCACCCGGTGCAATCGCTCGCTGGCCCATACGGACGCGACCGGCGCCTGCACGAACTGCCATGGTTCCATGGCCAACGTCGCCGCGACCAGCTTGACCAAGGCCCGGACGCCCTGGGTGAATGAACCGAGCTGCAGCCAGTGCCACACCAACGTTCCCGGGGTGGACACCGCCGGCGTGCTGTTCCGCAATGCCTCCGGTCACGGCAACATGGCCTGCACCGCCTGCCACAACTCGCCCCACGCCATGCTCCCCAGCAGCCAGGCCATGGACACCTTCACCGCCGCCCAGTACCAGGGCACCGCCGCCGCCCCGAAGGCCATCGGCAGCTGCGGCGCCTGCCACGCCTCGAACCACGGCGAAGGGTTCAGTGACTGGCGCTCCGAGCACGGCAGCACCGGAACCTCCACGGAATCCGCCTGCAACGTCTGCCACACGGGCTTCCAGAACCCGGTGCAGGTGAACTTCCCCCACGGGTTCCAATGGAACGCCCGCACCGCAACCGTGGGCTCCGGCCCGGTCAAGAACGTCCCCGTGACCGAAACGCCACTGCCCGGCGCGCCGGTGATCGCCACCCAGCCCAGGAGCCTGACCGTCACCCTGGGGCAGACTGCGACCTTCAGTGTCCAGGTCTCGGGCACCACCCCCGTGACCTATCAGTGGTTCAGGAACAGCGTGGCCGTCGCGGGCGCAACCGGGGCCGCCTACACCACGCCGGCGGCCGTGGTTGCCGACAATGGGGCGGTCTTCACGGTGGTCGTGAAAGCTGCCGGGGGCAGCGTGACGAGCCAGCCCGCAACCCTCACGCTGGTCGTCGGCACGGTTAGCGCCCCAGCGATAACCGCTCAACCCGCCAATCTGACCGTGAGGGCGGGGGCCACCGCCACCTTCTCCGTGACGGCCACCGGTTCCGTGCCACTGACCTACCAATGGCGGAGGAACGGCGTCGCCATCCCCGCCGCGACCGGGTCCAGATACACCACGCCCTCCACCGTCCCGGGCGACTCCGGAACGAAGTTCACGGTGGTGGTGACCAATTCCGCCGGTTCGGCCATCAGCGACCCCGCGACCCTGACGGTGACGACCACGGGCACCGCCCCCCGGATAACCACCCAACCCACGAACCAGCAGGTGCGCGTGGGCCAAACCGCCCGGTTCACCGTGGTGGCCACGGGTTCGGCACCCTTGCGTTACCAGTGGTACAAGAACGGAACGGCTGTGGCCAACGCCACAGCGGCGACCTACTCCTTCGCGGTGGCCCCGTCCGACCGTTACGCCCGGATCCATGTGATGGTCGCCAACCCTTATGGCTCCGCCAAATCCAATACGGTTTGGGTTTCGACCGGCGATTGA